The Pricia mediterranea genome includes a window with the following:
- the tuf gene encoding elongation factor Tu — protein MAKETFDRSKPHLNIGTIGHVDHGKTTLTAAITKVLADAGYSEASAFDQIDNAPEEKERGITINSSHVEYATESRHYAHVDCPGHADYVKNMVTGAAQMDGAILVVAATDGPMPQTREHILLGRQVGIPRIVVFMNKVDLVDDEELLELVEMEVRELLSFYEYDGDNGPVISGSALGALNGDDKWTKTVLELMEAVDEWIEVPERDVEKDFLLPVEDVFTITGRGTVATGRIETGVANTGDSVDIIGMGADKLTSTITGVEMFRKILDRGEAGDNVGILLRGIEKSQISRGMVICKPGSVKPHAKFEAEVYILKKEEGGRHTPFHNNYRPQFYVRTTDVTGNIALPDGVEMVMPGDNLTITVDLIQPIALSVGLRFAIREGGRTVGAGQVTKIID, from the coding sequence ATGGCAAAGGAAACTTTCGATCGTTCCAAACCGCACTTGAACATAGGTACTATTGGACACGTGGATCACGGTAAAACAACATTAACTGCAGCAATAACCAAGGTATTGGCAGATGCCGGCTATTCAGAGGCTAGCGCCTTCGATCAAATCGATAACGCACCCGAGGAGAAAGAACGTGGTATCACCATTAATTCTTCACACGTCGAGTATGCCACCGAATCACGTCACTATGCACACGTTGACTGTCCCGGTCACGCCGATTATGTCAAGAACATGGTTACCGGTGCCGCACAGATGGACGGAGCAATATTGGTGGTCGCCGCGACGGACGGACCTATGCCGCAAACACGTGAGCATATCCTTTTGGGCCGCCAGGTCGGTATTCCGCGAATCGTCGTTTTTATGAACAAAGTTGATTTGGTCGATGACGAGGAGCTTCTGGAATTGGTGGAAATGGAGGTGCGTGAGTTGCTTTCTTTCTACGAGTATGACGGTGACAATGGTCCCGTAATCTCAGGTTCCGCTTTGGGCGCATTGAACGGCGATGATAAGTGGACTAAGACTGTTCTTGAGCTAATGGAAGCTGTTGACGAGTGGATCGAAGTGCCCGAGCGAGACGTTGAAAAAGACTTTTTGCTGCCCGTTGAAGATGTATTTACGATTACAGGCCGCGGAACGGTTGCTACCGGTCGTATCGAAACTGGTGTTGCCAACACAGGCGACTCTGTGGATATTATCGGTATGGGTGCCGACAAGTTGACCTCTACCATTACTGGTGTCGAGATGTTCCGTAAGATTTTGGATAGAGGCGAGGCCGGTGATAACGTTGGTATCCTGTTGAGAGGTATCGAAAAATCACAGATCAGTAGGGGTATGGTAATCTGTAAGCCAGGTTCCGTAAAGCCGCACGCCAAGTTTGAGGCCGAGGTGTATATCCTTAAAAAAGAAGAAGGCGGGCGTCACACGCCTTTCCACAACAACTATCGTCCGCAGTTCTATGTTAGAACGACTGACGTAACGGGTAATATTGCGCTTCCTGACGGAGTCGAAATGGTAATGCCCGGTGACAACCTTACTATTACGGTAGACCTTATTCAGCCTATTGCCTTGAGCGTAGGTCTTCGATTCGCCATCCGTGAAGGTGGTAGAACCGTAGGTGCCGGTCAGGTAACCAAGATTATCGACTAA
- the hpf gene encoding ribosome hibernation-promoting factor, HPF/YfiA family gives MQVNAQSVNFNADRKLIDFLENRMDKLETFYDKIISSDVYLKVENTSSKENKIVEIKLYVPGDKFMVKKQCKSFEEAVDSACSSLERKLIKRKEKMRVQT, from the coding sequence ATGCAAGTAAACGCGCAATCAGTCAATTTCAATGCCGACAGAAAACTCATTGATTTTCTGGAAAACAGGATGGACAAGTTGGAGACTTTTTACGACAAAATTATTAGCTCCGACGTGTATTTGAAAGTGGAAAATACCAGTTCAAAAGAAAATAAGATTGTCGAAATCAAGCTGTATGTGCCGGGGGATAAGTTTATGGTCAAAAAACAATGTAAGAGTTTTGAGGAAGCGGTGGATTCCGCCTGCAGTTCCCTCGAGCGTAAGCTGATTAAGCGCAAGGAAAAAATGCGTGTCCAGACTTGA
- a CDS encoding tyrosine-type recombinase/integrase, translating into MALRSFISYLSLEKKYSSHTVTAYQKDIEAFQLFCTDEHDLHSVEDVEYNLIRHWIVSLVDSNISNRSINRKIASLKAYYKFLQRIERIDFNPLAKHKALKTSKKSEVPFSEEEMRNVLSQIEYPDDFEGARDKLMVELLYTTGIRRAELINLKMVDVDLSGRLIKVLGKRNKERMIPLLPTTVQAFMSYFEKRILLGTTVDDAYVFLLKSGYKTYETLVYRLINFYFSEVSSKVKKSPHILRHTFATHLLNKGADMNSVRELLGHSSLASTQVYTNNSVAKLKEVHASHHPRSKK; encoded by the coding sequence ATGGCGCTCCGATCTTTTATATCCTATCTTTCCCTGGAAAAAAAATATTCCAGCCATACGGTAACCGCCTATCAAAAAGATATTGAGGCTTTTCAATTATTCTGTACCGATGAGCACGACCTCCACAGTGTTGAGGATGTGGAGTATAACTTAATTCGCCATTGGATCGTATCGTTGGTGGATTCCAACATCTCAAATCGTTCCATAAACCGTAAAATAGCTTCCCTAAAGGCTTACTACAAGTTTTTACAGCGTATCGAGCGAATCGATTTCAATCCGCTGGCAAAGCACAAAGCCCTTAAAACGTCAAAAAAAAGCGAGGTACCATTTTCGGAGGAAGAAATGCGCAATGTGCTGTCACAGATTGAATATCCAGACGATTTTGAGGGCGCCCGGGATAAATTAATGGTCGAGCTTTTGTACACCACGGGTATTCGTCGAGCGGAACTTATCAATTTAAAAATGGTCGATGTAGACCTCAGCGGACGATTGATCAAAGTTTTGGGAAAACGGAACAAGGAACGTATGATACCCCTGTTGCCCACTACGGTTCAGGCGTTTATGTCGTATTTTGAAAAGAGAATCTTGCTGGGAACAACAGTTGATGATGCCTATGTGTTTTTGTTAAAGTCAGGTTATAAAACCTATGAAACCCTTGTCTATCGATTAATAAATTTCTATTTTAGTGAAGTGTCCTCGAAAGTTAAAAAGAGTCCGCATATACTTAGACACACCTTTGCGACCCACCTGCTAAATAAGGGGGCCGATATGAATTCGGTCAGGGAGTTATTGGGGCATTCCAGTTTGGCGTCGACCCAGGTGTACACCAATAATAGTGTTGCGAAGCTCAAGGAGGTACACGCATCGCATCACCCCAGGAGCAAGAAATGA
- the rpsU gene encoding 30S ribosomal protein S21: protein MLIIPVKEGENIDRALKRFKRKFDKTGTMRRLRKRQQFTKPSVERRAQLQKAQYIQGLRDAEEI from the coding sequence ATGTTAATTATACCAGTAAAAGAAGGAGAAAACATCGATAGGGCTTTAAAGCGTTTTAAGCGTAAGTTCGATAAAACGGGCACGATGCGGCGATTGCGTAAGCGTCAACAGTTTACCAAACCCTCCGTAGAGCGCAGAGCCCAATTGCAAAAAGCACAATACATACAGGGTCTCAGGGATGCGGAGGAAATCTGA
- a CDS encoding acyl-CoA dehydrogenase family protein, whose amino-acid sequence MQSMYFTEEHGLFRESLKDFLQKEVVPHVEKWEASGQIEDFIWEKFGEMGYFGLAVYEEDGGLGLDLFYTVILLEELQKINSGGFAAAVWAHAYLAMTHLRKNGNESQKEKYLAPSIDGKIIGSLGVTEPFGGSDVAGMRTTATKEGDSYIINGSKTFITNGVYGDYTILAAKTDPSAGNKGISIFIVDLDSKGVSKNKLNKLGWRASDTAELAFDNVEVPAANLMGEEGAGFGFIMEAFALERLIMGINAHARAEYALDYALQYMSERETFGKTIDQYQALRHRFVELHADMEVCKQYNYGVVYKMDRGEYVVREATISKLKATKMADEVIYNCLQFLGGYGYIEDYPMARLLRDSRLGPIGGGTSEILKEIIAKIVIDKKEYRPAGD is encoded by the coding sequence ATGCAAAGTATGTACTTCACCGAAGAACACGGTCTGTTTCGGGAGAGTCTAAAAGATTTTTTACAGAAAGAAGTCGTGCCCCATGTCGAGAAATGGGAAGCATCCGGACAGATAGAAGATTTTATCTGGGAAAAGTTTGGCGAAATGGGATATTTTGGCCTAGCGGTGTACGAAGAAGATGGGGGCCTGGGCCTTGACCTATTTTATACCGTCATTCTGCTCGAAGAACTCCAAAAAATTAATTCCGGCGGATTCGCCGCCGCTGTATGGGCCCACGCCTATTTGGCCATGACCCATTTGAGAAAGAACGGTAACGAATCCCAGAAAGAAAAATATCTCGCCCCGAGTATCGACGGCAAGATAATTGGAAGCCTCGGCGTTACCGAACCCTTCGGGGGCAGTGATGTAGCGGGAATGCGAACCACCGCGACCAAAGAGGGAGATTCCTATATTATTAACGGATCAAAAACTTTTATCACGAACGGGGTCTATGGCGATTATACCATTTTGGCCGCGAAGACCGACCCTTCCGCCGGAAATAAGGGCATCAGTATCTTTATCGTGGACCTTGACAGCAAAGGCGTTAGCAAGAATAAACTCAATAAACTGGGGTGGCGGGCCTCGGATACCGCCGAACTGGCATTCGATAATGTAGAGGTGCCTGCAGCCAATTTGATGGGCGAAGAGGGCGCGGGTTTTGGCTTCATTATGGAAGCTTTTGCCCTTGAGCGGTTGATTATGGGCATCAACGCTCACGCCAGGGCGGAGTACGCTTTAGATTATGCCTTGCAATACATGTCCGAACGCGAGACTTTCGGTAAAACCATCGACCAGTATCAGGCCCTACGCCACCGCTTTGTCGAACTACATGCCGATATGGAGGTATGCAAACAATATAATTACGGTGTAGTATATAAAATGGACCGCGGAGAATATGTGGTCCGGGAGGCGACGATATCCAAGCTAAAAGCCACTAAAATGGCCGATGAGGTCATCTATAACTGCCTACAGTTTTTAGGAGGATACGGATATATCGAAGATTACCCCATGGCACGTCTTTTACGTGACAGCCGCTTGGGCCCGATTGGCGGCGGTACTTCCGAAATATTGAAAGAAATAATCGCTAAGATAGTCATCGATAAGAAGGAGTATCGGCCGGCAGGGGATTAA